The following is a genomic window from Cydia splendana chromosome 23, ilCydSple1.2, whole genome shotgun sequence.
AGAAAGTCACTGATTGGCTACAAACGCTAATTTATAACGAGATTGAGGATTGCCTAGCCTCTCATTATTAAAATATCATTCGAGCaacttacacacacacacacaaacacacacacacacacacacacacacacacgagcACATTTACAAATTAATCACACTTTCAACTCCTGTGTAACACTAATAGACATTGTGAGTGTTAACTCTTTGTTTATCATACTATGTATTATTCCGATATTTTTAGTTctatttttattatcagttctgTTGTACACTTGTAGATTTAGTACCAAaacctatataaatatataggtatacttaATGTTTTCTCCGGGGTGAGAGCCTGGTGAACTGTAATACAGGTTTATACCTAGTTCAGACTCCAGTCTCTCACAAAGGATCACAACGTCATCTCGAATTTAAATTTTGTTATCATACTGTGAAATTGTTACAAATCCTTTGTGAGctgataaataaacatttttattattatttttttattattattaatattagctgaaaattgttgagcaagACGAACTTTTcgttcgtcgcgacatctattgtcaactagcagtactgataaattccgctatttgacgctagatgtcgactacaaaataactcgcgttttggtgagaaaactgtacggttaccatcagtttgtcactgacataaacgccgtcgagaacgtaatttactttctatacatctcgctcgcactcgcatattagtgcaaacgggatgtatagaaagtaaattacgttctcgcgtttatgtcagtgacaaactgatggtaaccgtactgatgtatggagttacaaCGCTTTCCTTATACTTAGGCATAAGCTTTATATGAAGAGGAGTGTGGTTATCTACAAATACGAAAGACTTCCTTACTTCACCGATTTCCAGGTCTCTTCTCTCAGTCCAAAAGAGTTCCCGTTCCTGAAGACTCAGATAAACGACGAGAAACACGCCACGGCCTTCAACAAGCTGCTCAATTCCATCGTCAAGATCAACCGGAAACGACTGGACACCATCAATAAGTTGACCAAATTGCAGGTACGAGTATCTTATCTTTTTACCGGGACATCAGGACCTTAAATAGGAGTGAAAAGTTGGAGAAGGAAGGCCACAAATAGATCGGAATGGAGAGACTTGCTTGACCAGGCTAAGGCCCACCCGCGGCTGTAATGCctcagatgatgatgatattactaagactcatctgtccgtctgtctctttgtctgtctgtcaccaggttgtatctcatgaaccgtgtaGTCGAAAtacttgaaattttcacagatgatgtatttctgttgccgctataacaacaaatactaaaaacagaataaaataaatatttaagtggggctcccatacaacaaacgtgattttttgccgtttttttgcgtaaGGGTACGGACCCcttagtgcgcgagtccgactcgccttGGCCGGTTtcaagtaggtattaggtactacTTTAGGCACAAAAAACGTAAGACTACacgtatttataaataaaaccaCCACCAAAAAGGCATGGACTGATTAATTTCAGGGTAACGTTAActtgtttagggttccgtacctgaaaaggacaaaaacggaacccttataggatcactcgtgcgtctgtctatctgtccgaCCAtgcccccctttatctccgaaactactgggtctaaaattttgaaaaaaatacacaaaatagttcttcacCGGTTGGCACATGACGGTTTTTCTTGTTGATAAGATTTTGATCTGACCCAGGCAATGGATGTATACCCTTCGTTGCAAGACACACTACGTACCTCGTCGCGTCGGGACAGCGTCGAGTCGAGCAGCGAGAGCGATGAGACGAACATCATCTATCTAGTTATAGTAAGTATTCTAAACCACCTACATGTCAATAAAGCCCGGCACAGACGGAGCGATAATATGTCGGCAGATACCGTAAGATACCGACTGATGTCTTAGAGTATCGCTAAGCACGACACACACCAACGATAGATACCAAAATATATATCGCTTTCTGTCTAACACCTACATTGTCTATTTATCTATCGTAATATACCGAGCTATAACATCTTAAGGTATCTTAAGATGCCTTGCGATAGGATATCGTAAGATACCAAAATATATATTCTAGCTTCGTGTGTGGACTCTGTCAAATAGTACGTAAAAGATAGTCGTAAGATGCTGTTATATTATCGCTCCGTCTGTGACGGGCTTAAAACTTAAACCCCTTTTAGACGGTTCCAAAACGGACGGTGCACTATAATTCAACCATATTACTTACAGCCAGACACAAATTCAACACCCAACGCGTCACAACACACCCAACAAGTTGAACCACCAGCACCAACAACCGAACAACCAAAGCAACCACCAGTGAGATCACAACCAGACCCACTATCACCACAAAGCATACCTACACTTCAAGATTACTCCAAACTAAAAAGTCAAAACCCTACAgctttaagtaaatcttcaatACAAACTATTAGTAAAGATGGTTTAGACGCTTTAAGGGTAAGTATAGAACGATCGTGCAAAAGCAGAGAGGTCAAGAAATGTAGGAACGCGTGTAAGGAGGCGGTGAAGAGCGCGTGTGACGTGTACGAGTGTAAAAAGAAGTTGAAAAAGAAATTAAAGAAGACTTGTAAGAAGGAGTGTAAAGAGGAGTTCAAAGGCGGGTGGTAAACTATCAGCATCTCGtgagagcgttttcacattgttcgacccgatatcggatgtcggaaggaagtaaaatgtaagatatgagtgtattgcaaaaaaaatttacattctctgtatttatttatgcatttaataaatcattattactaaaagACGATAAATAACGCAAAAAGGCGGATttaatgccaatggcactcttttgcagctgtttttgtcgtaggcgccttccgacaaccgatatcggaaaggcgcttccgataaattcagccaagccccccgtcagctgtcgggccgataatatttatttgtgtgcgtatgtCTATATAATATGTCTATGCATAATgcttgttgtagtgtgcgtggCCGCTAAAGACGGCGCCCGGGCGCGCCCCCGCGGCCTGACTTCGCggtgtgaaaacgctctaaggcTCGCCATACAAAATTTTCCTATTATTCATGTGAAACTTGTAGTCAATTGGGATGAGTTTCGTTTGAGACTGGAATGAAACAATATaaatttactttatttgatttatgaaaattattaaatacatattCTAATTTAGATTGAAACATTGTAATGTACctgagcaattctcaaaaagtttgtacatttcgatcacatcttagatttctataaaaattagtatgctggtaaagtgcatgaagctgaacaacttccaccatatttcccaaaatgtcccagaaagtttttaagaaacattcctttttgttaccagaTTTCCTTACAAATTTGGTAACAAAAATATGTTGcttagaaactttctgggacattttgggaaatatggtggaagttgttcagctttaggtaactttaccagcataccaattttcGAGTAATTCTTAAAAAAGTATCaaaacctgtcatcgagtttttgaattgaatgtatgtttatttgctctttttcatatgaaacaaaaatgtatctagataaactaaaacaatgtttatcgaggccaagtcattatttttatttatttaatacttatatttatttaaaataaagagtagcactcTTCACTGAtgactggtctggcctagtgggtagtgaccctgcctatgaagccgatggtcccgggttcgaatcctggtaagggcatttatttgtatgatgatacagatatttgttcctgagtcatggttgtttaaatatttctatgtatttaagtatttatatattatatatatcgttgtctgagtacccacaacacaagccttcttgagcttaccgtggggcttagtcaatttgtgtaaaaatgtcctataatatttatttatttatttatcttcactgtaacctgtcttgtccaaaagcatcgctcttccagttttggttctttagattttataagcaccaatttatgtaaaaaaaatattatgctaTATAGCAAAGTATTTAAgttatgttattatataataacataacTTAAATAAGTACTTTTAAAATGTGCATTGCACGCTTTGCACGggccttatatattttttttacaacaatattcacgcacgaagtttgtccaagtttgttcactgtaacctgtacatccgcggtattgcatctgactcatacacatGATACACAGAAAGTTTTATTTAGATCATACTaaggcaaaatattaggtaagtatcaagctaaccaccgtagggtaccatcatgacccaagtgtcgtagtttcgtagagacaagtggttaaaaaGGCAGAAATTtgggttttgtaacggaatgttaactttaacttgcctcgattattttacgaatttggtatggggcctaatgtaataatatcattttaaaaaggccgtagtcggttttccatagtaagttggcccttaagtcaatttgattcgggtttttttttgtgagtacctcttatggtgaaggatatttttgctgagtatcaacatcctactagtgacagtttttgacttatgattttatttttatttttctttaatgAATGATAATGatcaagcgatttgcttcagttttttaaataatgttctttatttaggtatgcatcgatactcaaaaaacgaatcatcatcatcattcatcatttcagcctatatacgtcccactgctgggcacaggcctcctctcatgcgcgagagggcttgggctatagtccccacgctagcccaatgcggattggggacttcacatacacctttgaaagtcttcgcagatgtatgcaggtttcctcacgatgttttccttcaccgaaaagctagtggtaaatatcaaatgatatttcgtacataagttccgaaaaactcattggtacgagccaggatttgaacccgcgacctccggattgaaagtcggacgtcatatccactcggctaccaccgcttaTAAAAAcgcaaaaaacgaataccagttgtcatataaaaaaaataaataaaaaaaaacaaaaataaaacatttttttttatgttgttgtgaagtagtgacacctctaattttttttctagttctAGGCCAGACATgggcctactacttgcctaaatattaaaattttccaaacggtacttcctgtcaaaaattaccaagtatactacattgaaaaacaccgattgagaacagaacttgaccacacacattgctaatttttgacaggaagtaccgtttggaaaattttgatatttaggcaagtagtaggccaatatcaggcctacaactagaaaaaataattagaggtgtcactacttcaccacggcataaaaaataatgttttatttttgttttcctttttttccctttttttatatgacaactggtattcgttttttgagtatcgatgcatacctaaataaagaacactatttaaaaaattgaagcaaatcgcttgaatacatcccgaaaaacaatacattaaagaaaaaaattaataaaatcataagtcaaaaactgtcaccagtaggatgttgatactcagcaaaaatatccttcaccataagaggtactcacaaaaaaacccgaatcaaattgacttaagggccaacttactatggaaaaccgactatggccttaaCAATACACTTCCGAAAGAGGTCATTAACTCAGCTAGTGAGGCAATTTTTGTAAGTAGACTTAagaaaatgttaattaatttaGCTTGTTACTCAATAAGTGAATTTATGTTGAGAACTGCTGATGTCATTGTAACTAATAACTTAAATAAGTGATAACTATGTACATATTCTGCTGtgtgacgtgtaaaattatttataattttatcaataaatatctCAATCTCAATCAATCtcaatattgtatgaaggtttattcatctacGCTAAAATTGAgtcattcgtattattatccgttcaagagaaaaaataaagaagaatgtatttttcactgtaacctgcttaactttaaccttatcaaactgcactcgggacttaatcgcgtatttaagtttaattttttttttatatttacctccgacgtttcgaggacggcgttgtccccgtggtctcggagaagactggctcaagttgacatcaacatcttctagccgcgcgagtttttcgaactacccgcacttggtcttgtttatcagtttgaacgttttgcgcactagagATGTTACTCTGtcaacacacaacactaacgatattcgatttatcgactgtcgatattcgtttccgcttacatttaccaatgactggattccatgtggatgagatgtTAAAAcactcgtcccgattaaaattgcaatgttttttgatttcaatggcttcccgcacttttctactgtagaaatggcgatccgtggaaaggattttagggttatgcagctcaatccagtggtttggtcctgactccagcaaatgctcagccacggcagacttgttcacctcctcacctggcgtttataaaatagattgcagttgtggtagttcctatatcggagaaactaagcgcaccatagcagaaacagttaaggaacatatcgcagctgtcaaaaatcgtcaggtgaggtacttgaagtagtaaaacatatttttcattcttaaaagtaaaaaaatacaaaaaaatttttttcatcatttttaacctgtcgatgccagtttcttgagaatcactcttTTATAGatatctaagatgtgatcgaaatgtacaaactttttgagaatacGCGTCGGGCCTTATGATTATACCTAATTAAACATTGGTAGACGTTATCTCGTTGCAATGAGTTACGGATGTTCGGTTACATAACTGTGTCGAAAATGGTACAGGCAGCTTAAAAGTGCCA
Proteins encoded in this region:
- the LOC134801859 gene encoding uncharacterized protein LOC134801859 produces the protein MVVLHFILITIIFGPIVSSLSPKEFPFLKTQINDEKHATAFNKLLNSIVKINRKRLDTINKLTKLQAMDVYPSLQDTLRTSSRRDSVESSSESDETNIIYLVIPDTNSTPNASQHTQQVEPPAPTTEQPKQPPVRSQPDPLSPQSIPTLQDYSKLKSQNPTALSKSSIQTISKDGLDALRVSIERSCKSREVKKCRNACKEAVKSACDVYECKKKLKKKLKKTCKKECKEEFKGGW